The proteins below are encoded in one region of Tolumonas auensis DSM 9187:
- a CDS encoding ATP-binding protein: MSEHIDPFADNQDDGPVAPESTDEQTKHQVAALLNRLQRIRRTHIPVPEYDYQQLRSEYEKQANADIQKLQQDTRLQRVQKLIAQADLNPDWLFERMDHSDPILEHAIQTAHSFISGFEHWEQHGGSCILIYGDYGSGKSTLAGAIAHELINQRQKSVIFQQWASIIDRLFFAVIEDQEERNRYRRALEEVDLLIIDEIGANKTRMVESQSSFLGHLLRRRRNLSKSVILITNHNPASLHQAVGDFCFEAIKAFNPVDIHLTGPSRRPRIGNYGG; the protein is encoded by the coding sequence ATGAGTGAGCACATTGATCCGTTTGCTGATAATCAGGACGATGGCCCGGTAGCCCCTGAAAGTACTGATGAGCAAACCAAACACCAGGTCGCTGCACTGCTGAACCGCCTGCAGCGGATCAGACGAACCCACATTCCGGTTCCGGAATATGACTATCAGCAATTACGCTCTGAATATGAAAAGCAGGCGAATGCGGATATTCAAAAATTACAGCAGGATACACGCTTACAGCGGGTCCAGAAATTGATTGCTCAGGCTGATCTCAATCCGGACTGGCTGTTTGAGCGCATGGATCATTCCGATCCGATACTGGAACATGCTATCCAAACCGCGCATTCATTTATCAGTGGTTTTGAACATTGGGAACAGCATGGTGGCAGCTGTATTCTGATCTACGGTGATTATGGCAGCGGTAAATCGACCCTGGCTGGCGCGATTGCCCATGAACTTATCAATCAGCGACAGAAGTCTGTCATTTTTCAGCAATGGGCCTCAATTATCGACCGGCTGTTTTTTGCCGTCATTGAAGATCAAGAGGAACGTAATCGCTATCGCCGCGCCCTGGAAGAAGTCGATCTGTTGATCATCGACGAGATCGGGGCCAATAAAACCCGCATGGTAGAAAGTCAGAGTAGTTTCCTCGGACATCTGCTGCGTCGTCGGCGGAATTTATCAAAGAGCGTGATCCTGATAACCAATCACAATCCGGCATCACTGCATCAAGCGGTAGGCGACTTCTGCTTTGAGGCGATTAAAGCGTTCAATCCGGTCGATATCCATCTTACCGGACCTAGTCGCCGGCCCCGTATCGGCAACTATGGCGGCTGA
- a CDS encoding DnaT-like ssDNA-binding domain-containing protein, giving the protein MSPQEFLLLNQPRLSHPARTLYCLHLRRLAVQHQPVPINYPELGRALAVEDPQVPGGFSYQVTARQLTQLFDELIQAGLIQLQAATASSDHYHQQYVTLPLLISQVAPLAQQAFAMHTEWQPDNQFTGLCQLCGLIDPHYDEEERGEFIAYWLGRPERFSTQHQWMMKFVKMLKSRRYQRRQTENIGYQQTTVATAAQNISTEPSQRALEMIAHAQQLKQGENHE; this is encoded by the coding sequence ATGTCGCCACAAGAATTTTTATTGCTGAATCAGCCTCGTCTCAGTCATCCGGCCAGAACGCTGTATTGCCTGCATTTACGGCGGTTGGCGGTACAGCATCAGCCCGTACCAATCAATTATCCTGAGCTTGGGCGAGCTCTGGCAGTAGAAGATCCTCAGGTACCCGGTGGTTTCAGCTATCAGGTAACCGCACGACAACTCACGCAATTATTTGATGAACTGATACAAGCGGGCTTGATCCAGTTGCAGGCAGCAACCGCATCGTCCGATCATTATCATCAGCAATATGTTACGTTGCCATTACTGATATCACAGGTAGCTCCGCTGGCACAGCAAGCCTTTGCCATGCATACCGAATGGCAACCCGATAACCAGTTTACCGGATTATGTCAGCTCTGTGGTTTGATAGATCCGCACTACGATGAAGAAGAGCGGGGAGAGTTTATCGCCTACTGGCTCGGCAGACCGGAACGTTTTTCCACTCAGCATCAATGGATGATGAAATTTGTTAAAATGCTGAAGAGTCGCCGCTATCAGCGCCGGCAAACAGAAAACATCGGTTATCAGCAAACGACTGTGGCAACTGCAGCACAAAATATCAGTACCGAACCAAGCCAGCGAGCATTAGAAATGATTGCTCATGCACAGCAATTGAAACAAGGGGAAAACCATGAGTGA
- a CDS encoding response regulator translates to MSQRKILIIEDEAVFRMTLGAYLRSKNFLVLETRSGVEGLAGVAMFQPDVVLCDLHMPGMPGHQVINCIHRRYPYIPVIVISGMVKFDDITRALREGACDYLPKPITDWNVVTEAIQECSLDNGPTSHYKELQQHRYLLRKDDYTATKLMQIMQKPSPMQLGQWQIDFSSTTPLLYVDFYPVENALMVVIVELYAGMLDVAFVAAMIKFLLDPLYREYKQNENQLFDSPRRVLGYLNSHICQSGILCNINCSALLLSDKTEMVHFANAGLSSPHWLKKAANLSLGLLPEVAYQNFNKEISYPFEMTIQSEIDHELVLKISKMQHTKGATSVVAP, encoded by the coding sequence ATGAGTCAGCGAAAAATATTAATTATCGAAGATGAAGCGGTGTTTCGCATGACGCTTGGTGCATACCTGCGCAGTAAAAACTTTCTGGTACTGGAAACCAGAAGCGGGGTAGAAGGTTTAGCGGGTGTTGCTATGTTTCAGCCTGATGTCGTGTTGTGCGATTTACATATGCCAGGCATGCCAGGGCATCAGGTTATCAACTGTATTCACCGGCGTTATCCTTATATCCCCGTCATTGTAATCTCCGGTATGGTTAAATTTGATGACATAACCCGGGCATTGCGTGAAGGTGCCTGTGATTATTTGCCAAAACCGATCACCGACTGGAATGTAGTGACAGAAGCAATTCAGGAATGTTCGCTGGATAACGGGCCGACAAGTCACTATAAGGAATTACAGCAGCACAGATACTTACTGCGTAAGGATGATTACACCGCAACAAAACTGATGCAAATTATGCAAAAGCCATCGCCAATGCAGCTGGGGCAGTGGCAGATAGATTTTTCATCTACGACACCGCTGTTATATGTGGATTTTTATCCGGTTGAAAATGCACTGATGGTGGTGATTGTTGAGCTGTATGCCGGGATGCTGGATGTGGCATTTGTTGCGGCAATGATTAAGTTTTTATTGGACCCGCTATACCGGGAATATAAGCAGAATGAAAATCAACTCTTTGATTCACCACGTCGCGTTTTGGGATATCTGAACAGTCATATCTGTCAGTCAGGCATCCTCTGTAACATCAATTGTTCAGCGTTACTGCTCTCTGATAAAACCGAAATGGTTCATTTTGCCAACGCCGGATTAAGTTCGCCTCACTGGTTAAAGAAAGCGGCTAATCTTTCGCTTGGTTTACTGCCGGAAGTGGCATATCAAAATTTTAATAAAGAGATCAGTTATCCGTTTGAAATGACAATTCAAAGCGAGATAGACCACGAGCTGGTGCTGAAAATATCAAAAATGCAGCATACGAAAGGGGCCACATCAGTTGTGGCCCCTTAG
- the galU gene encoding UTP--glucose-1-phosphate uridylyltransferase GalU — MSTTQFAVRKAILPVAGLGTRMLPATKAIPKEMLPVVDRPLIEYVVREAIAAGIKEIVLVTHSSKNSIENHFDKSFELEATLEKRVKRQLLAEIQNICPKDVTIMHIRQGEAKGLGHAILCAHPLVGDNPFVVLLPDVLIDDASCDLKTDNLADMVKQFGETGVSQIMVEPVAKETVDQYGIADVNGETLTPGISLPISQIVEKPAVDKAPSNLAVVGRYVLSADIWPLLEKTPLGAGDEIQLTDAIAMLMEKQPVNAYMMKGKSHDCGSKLGYMKANVEYALRHKSLKNDFKAYLKELIKTLD, encoded by the coding sequence ATGAGCACCACCCAATTTGCAGTTCGTAAAGCGATATTACCTGTGGCGGGTCTGGGTACCCGTATGTTGCCGGCAACCAAAGCCATTCCAAAAGAAATGCTGCCTGTGGTTGACCGTCCACTGATTGAATATGTTGTTCGTGAAGCGATTGCTGCCGGCATTAAAGAGATCGTGCTGGTAACTCACTCCAGTAAAAACTCTATCGAAAACCATTTTGATAAAAGTTTTGAATTAGAAGCGACACTGGAAAAACGCGTTAAGCGTCAGTTGCTGGCTGAAATTCAGAACATCTGTCCAAAAGATGTCACCATCATGCACATTCGTCAGGGTGAAGCCAAAGGCTTGGGCCATGCAATTTTGTGTGCTCATCCATTGGTTGGTGATAATCCGTTTGTTGTATTGCTGCCAGACGTTCTGATTGATGATGCATCCTGTGATCTGAAAACTGACAACCTGGCTGATATGGTTAAGCAATTTGGTGAAACAGGCGTCAGCCAGATCATGGTTGAGCCGGTAGCCAAAGAAACCGTTGATCAGTATGGTATCGCTGACGTGAATGGCGAAACACTGACTCCCGGCATTTCACTGCCAATCAGCCAAATCGTCGAAAAACCAGCGGTTGATAAAGCGCCTTCTAACTTGGCAGTAGTAGGTCGTTACGTCCTGTCTGCTGATATCTGGCCGTTACTGGAAAAAACTCCGCTGGGTGCTGGTGATGAAATTCAGCTGACCGATGCTATCGCCATGCTGATGGAAAAACAGCCGGTTAATGCATACATGATGAAAGGCAAGAGCCATGATTGCGGTAGCAAACTGGGCTACATGAAAGCGAATGTAGAATATGCTCTGCGTCATAAGTCACTGAAAAATGATTTCAAAGCCTATCTGAAAGAATTAATCAAAACTCTCGATTAA
- a CDS encoding ComEA family DNA-binding protein has translation MTKKAVFALLLSGLPFIANMALAVENQITEFSDSAVVASEQTPIDLNTATAEQLMTLKGVGKKKAQAIITYREQHNGFQRIEELDEVKGIGPKLLSINLVRLTVSSNHQQTDPSSAMAIPLNRSPLLTPE, from the coding sequence ATGACCAAAAAAGCAGTTTTTGCTTTGTTGCTCTCAGGCTTACCTTTTATCGCCAATATGGCACTGGCTGTTGAAAATCAAATCACAGAATTCAGTGACAGCGCGGTAGTAGCCAGCGAACAAACACCCATCGATCTGAATACGGCTACCGCAGAACAATTAATGACCCTGAAAGGCGTCGGTAAGAAAAAAGCGCAGGCGATCATAACTTACCGGGAACAACATAACGGATTTCAACGCATTGAAGAGCTTGATGAAGTCAAAGGTATTGGTCCCAAATTACTCAGCATTAATCTGGTGCGCTTAACCGTCAGCAGTAACCACCAGCAAACTGATCCTTCATCAGCAATGGCAATCCCCCTGAACAGAAGTCCTTTGCTAACGCCCGAATAA